CGCCGGCACGCACATCGTGCTCGCGCACGCGGGCGACTCGCGCGCGTACCTGCTCTCGAACGGGACGCTGACGCGCCTGACGCTGGACCACTCGATGGTCGCCGACCTCGTGCGGTCCGGGACCATCTCCGAGGCCGAGGCGCGCGTCCACCCGAACCGCAGCGTCATCACGCGCGCGCTGGGCACCGACGCGAACATGCCGGTCGACACCTACGAGGTCCAGGCGCGGCCCGGCGACCGGCTGCTCCTGTGCACGGACGGCCTGCACGGCATGATCGAGGACCCTGAGATCGCGCGGCTCCTCGGCGCCTACGCGGACCCCGGCGTGACCGCACGCGCGCTCGCCGACGCCGCGATCGACGCGGGCGGGCAGGACAACGTCACGGTCGTGGTGGTCGAGGTCGGCGCCGGAGAGGAGCCCGCGCGCAGCGGCATCGACGCCGCGCGCCGCGCCGCTCCTCTGCTGTGGGTGCTCGTCTTCGTCGCGCTCGTGGCCAGCGCGGGCTGGGGCGCGTGGGCGTACGCGCGCTCGCGGGCGTACCTCGCCGCCGAGAACGGCGTGGTCGTCGTCTACCGGGGCGTACAGGGTGACTTCGCCGGCGTGCGGCTCGCATGGCGCGAGGCCGAGACCACGATCCCGGTCTCCGCGCTGCCGCCGGACCGCGCCGCGCGCCTCGCCGATGGCATCCCGCTGAAGGACCTCGCGGATGCTTGGGAGGCGGTCGCGCTGTACCGCACGCTCGCGGCAGACACGACGTCCGCGCCCGCGACCGCCGCGCCGGGGGTGCCGGCGCCGTGAGCCTCGCGGTGCGCACGCGCCGGGACACGGAGCTACTCCTGCTGCTCGCCGCCATGCCCGTGATCGCACTCGCATTCGCGCTCGTGCACGGGGCGTCGGACCGGACCGTCGCGTGGACGGACCTCGCCGTGCCCGGCGGCCTGCTCGGCGCGTTCCTCGTGGCGCACGCCGTCGCGCGCCGGTTCGCCCGCAACGCCGACCCCGCGGCGCTCCCGATCGCCGCGCTGCTGTCGGGCGTCGGGCTCGCGTTCCTGACGCGGCTCGACCCGGCGCTCGCGACCGCCCAGGTGCTGTGGCTGTTCGCGGGCGTGGCGGTGATGGCGGCCACGCTCGTGCTCGTGCCCTCGCTCGAGACGCTCGCGCGCTACAAGTACACGACCGCGCTCGCGGGCGTGGTGCTCCTGCTGCTGCCCGCGGTGATCGGCCGGGAGGTCAACGGCGCCAAGCTGTGGCTTCGCGTCGGCGGCATGTCGTTCCAGCCCGCGGAGGTCGCCAAGATCCTGCTCGTGCTGTTCTTCGCGGCCTACCTGTCCGAGAACCGCGAGGTGCTCTCCGTCTCCACGAAGCGCGCGCTCGGCGTCTGGCTGCCGCCGGCGCGACGGCTCGGGCCACTGCTGGCGATGTGGGCAGTCTCGCTCGTCGTGCTCGTCGCCGAGCGGGACC
This is a stretch of genomic DNA from Actinomycetota bacterium. It encodes these proteins:
- a CDS encoding serine/threonine-protein phosphatase, whose protein sequence is AGTHIVLAHAGDSRAYLLSNGTLTRLTLDHSMVADLVRSGTISEAEARVHPNRSVITRALGTDANMPVDTYEVQARPGDRLLLCTDGLHGMIEDPEIARLLGAYADPGVTARALADAAIDAGGQDNVTVVVVEVGAGEEPARSGIDAARRAAPLLWVLVFVALVASAGWGAWAYARSRAYLAAENGVVVVYRGVQGDFAGVRLAWREAETTIPVSALPPDRAARLADGIPLKDLADAWEAVALYRTLAADTTSAPATAAPGVPAP